The following coding sequences lie in one Xyrauchen texanus isolate HMW12.3.18 chromosome 25, RBS_HiC_50CHRs, whole genome shotgun sequence genomic window:
- the LOC127618414 gene encoding LOW QUALITY PROTEIN: constitutive coactivator of PPAR-gamma-like protein 2 (The sequence of the model RefSeq protein was modified relative to this genomic sequence to represent the inferred CDS: inserted 1 base in 1 codon) — translation MGVQGFQEYLEKRCPGAAVPVDLLKLARTVGRQPPHHHHHYPHHPSSLPPPPPPARILVDADSGLQRLYGGYQTDWVCGGEWNAMLGYLAALSQACLYQGGLELVVVFNGTLGKDRWPEWARRAQGQRQTAQLIVNHVGSKATPPPRAWFLPPACLSHCVRLAMFRFRVRVVQTLEDHHQEVLSLYRDCGFQGLIAQDSEFALCNVPAYFSSHALKLSWNGKNLTTHQYLLSEAARQLGLKTQHLPIFATLLGNHILPDEDLAAFHWSLLGPEHPLASLKVRAHQLVLPPCEVVIKAVSEYVASIKDLGNLDLVAKDVFKQSQSRTEDKFERFKKAVEYFSAASKPRPLSMGPSPYLFPGFGPGQFSGSPCHMGAMQPGKAQFGLPQVSGVKVPYPGGLYGPSPAIGPALLCQNPSRPLQDCNDSLVGKMGFADWSAPYDSSQGGSRQPNHHTAAPTGPSPSSSSSSDGDEQNDTSTNHLADKSSRWEDPSGRGGGASGDSHHGNGSGPAIPSLLSMPTRSHMDITTPPLPQISAEVLRVAEHRHKRGLMYPQIYHILTKGEMKMPVCIEDECNPDLPPASLLFRSARQYAYGVLFSLAETQRRLERLAMRKRSPVDVPPVIVKEWCASKAKSALTPELVPALCFREWTCPNLRRLWLGRASEDRSRRTRAFLACMRSDCPALLNPACVPSHLLLMCCVLRYMMQWPGGRILQRHELDAFLAQAVSNQLYEPDQLQELKVEKVDNRGVQLASLFMSGVDTALFVNDVCGQPLPWDHCCPWGFFDGKLFQIKLAKATRDRASLLDMCEGQEELVSRVEKMRQAILEGINLSRPPPPPPPLPPPAFLPPTMVPPFYTMHPMYPPRPLGSMPPHPHQHXPRAFPGIQSIPPQGGKLEIAGMVVGQWAGNKPFRGRGGFNMQVVSVGGKGRGKEVILKGRGGKKVTTNRTQTLSSSPPSTSPPKLTEDPKVVGRPAGPTEGTVTVSQQLNGSSSAGQALDLPPLAQSIQCALASRDNQSGDGVEVEAICCLDDCPSDGALQKEE, via the exons ATGGGAGTTCAAGGGTTTCAAGAGTATTTGGAGAAACGCTGCCCCGGGGCGGCCGTTCCAGTAGACCTTCTAAAGCTCGCGCGAACAGTAGGCCGTCAGCCCCCacatcaccaccaccactatCCCCATCATCCAAGCTCGCTgcctccgcctcccccgccagcTCGCATTCTCGTTGACGCAGACTCTGGCCTTCAGCGGCTCTACGGGGGCTACCAGACCGACTGGGTGTGTGGAGGCGAGTGGAACGCTATGCTCGGCTATCTGGCGGCTCTCTCCCAGGCCTGTTTATATCAGGGCGGACTGGAGTTGGTGGTGGTTTTTAACGGCACACTTGGGAAGGATCGCTGGCCGGAGTGGGCGCGCCGGGCACAGGGGCAGCGGCAGACAGCACAGCTCATCGTCAACCACGTCGGCAGCAAGGCCACTCCCCCTCCCCGAGCCTGGTTCCTGCCCCCGGCCTGCCTGAGCCACTGTGTCCGCCTCGCCATGTTCCGATTCCGTGTGCGG GTGGTGCAGACCCTTGAGGACCATCATCAAGAGGTGCTATCCCTGTACAGAGACTGTGGCTTTCAGGGTCTGATTGCACAGGACTCAGAGTTTGCACTATGCAATGTTCCAGCCTATTTCAGCTCCCATGCCCTCAAGCTCTCCTGGAATGGCAAGAATCTGACCACTCACCAGTACTTGCTCTCAGAGGCTGCTCGCCAGCTTGGCCTCAAGACCCAGCACCTACCCATCTTTGCTACTCTTCTTG GTAACCACATTCTTCCAGATGAAGACTTGGCTGCCTTTCACTGGAGTCTGTTAGGCCCAGAACACCCACTTGCTTCCCTCAAG GTAAGGGCACACCAGTTAGTCCTCCCTCCCTGTGAGGTTGTTATCAAGGCTGTATCGGAGTATGTGGCATCAATCAAAGATCTTGGGAATTTGGATTTGGTGGCCAAGGATGTTTTCAAGCAGTCACAG TCTCGAACTGAAGATAAATTTGAGAGGTTCAAGAAGGCAGTGGAGTATTTTTCAGCGGCCAGTAAACCAAGACCTCTCTCCATGGGACCTTCTCCTTACCTTT TTCCAGGCTTTGGACCTGGTCAGTTCAGCGGATCTCCATGCCACATGGGGGCAATGCAGCCTGGTAAAGCTCAG TTTGGTCTACCCCAGGTGTCAGGTGTTAAGGTGCCTTATCCCGGTGGGCTCTATGGACCCAGCCCTGCCATTGGTCCTGCTCTTTTATGCCAGAACCCCTCTCGGCCTCTGCAGGACTGTAATGATTCACTAGTTGGAAAAATGGGCTTTGCTGATTGGTCTGCTCCATATGATTCCTCTCAAGGTGGCAGCCGACAGCCCAATCATCACACAGCTGCTCCCACAGGCCCTTCcccctcatcatcatcatcttcagatGGGGATGAACAAAATGACACCAGCACTAA tCATTTAGCTGACAAGTCTTCAAGATGGGAAGATCCAAGTGGACGGGGAGGGGGTGCTTCTGGGGATAGCCACCATGGTAATGGAAGTGGGCCGGCCATCCCATCACTGCTGTCCATGCCAACACGTAGTCACATGGACATCACAACTCCACCCCTTCCACAGATCAGTGCTGAGGTGCTGAGAGTGGCAGAGCACAGACACAAGAGAGGACTCATGTACCCACAGATCTACCACATCCTGACCAAG GGGGAGATGAAGATGCCAGTGTGTATAGAGGACGAGTGCAACCCCGACCTGCCTCCTGCCTCTCTACTTTTCCGTTCTGCCCGCCAGTATGCCTACGGAGTGCTGTTCAGTTTGGCTGAGACCCAGCGAAGACTGGAGAGATTGGCTATGCGCAAGCGCAGTCCTGTTGACG TGCCCCCGGTCATTGTAAAGGAGTGGTGTGCCAGTAAAGCTAAATCTGCCCTGACCCCTGAGCTCGTTCCAGCCTTGTGTTTTCGAGAGTGGACGTGTCCCAACCTGAGGCGTTTGTGGCTGGGCAGAGCTTCCGAGGACCGCAGCCGCCGCACTCGAGCCTTTCTGGCCTGCATGCGTTCTGACTGCCCTGCCCTGCTCAACCCGGCCTGTGTGCCATCTCACTTGCTGCTCATGTGCTGCGTACTCAG GTATATGATGCAGTGGCCGGGAGGTCGCATTCTTCAGCGCCATGAGCTTGATGCCTTTTTGGCTCAAGCTGTGTCCAACCAGCTCTATGAGCCTGACCAACTGCAGGAACTCAAG GTGGAGAAGGTGGATAACCGTGGAGTGCAGCTGGCCTCTCTCTTCATGAGTGGAGTGGATACTGCCCTGTTTGTTAATGATGTATGTGGACAGCCCCTGCCGTGGGACCACTGCTGCCCTTGGGGCTTTTTTGATGGGAAGTTGTTCCAGATCAAACTAGCTAAAGCCACCAGAGACAGAGCATCTTTACTTGACATGTGTGAAGGCCAG GAGGAACTGGTTTCTAGAGTGGAGAAGATGCGCCAGGCCATTCTAGAAGGCATCAACCTCTCCCGACCTCCTCCCCCACCTCCACCACTGCCACCCCCTGCATTCCTACCCCCTACCATGGTGCCCCCTTTCTACACCATGCACCCTATGTACCCTCCTCGTCCGCTGGGCTCCATGCCACCTCATCCTCACCAGC CGCCCAGGGCCTTCCCAG GAATCCAGTCTATACCTCCCCAGGGTGGCAAGCTGGAAATAGCTGGCATGGTAGTTGGTCAGTGGGCTGGGAACAAACCATTTCGAGGCAGAGGGGGTTTCAACATGCAGGTGGTGTCAGTAGGAGGGAAAGG AAGGGGTAAAGAAGTGATTTTGAAAGGAAGGGGAGGGAAGAAAGTGACCACCAATAGAACACAG ACTCTGTCCTCCTCACCTCCCTCCACCAGCCCCCCAAAGCTCACTGAAGATCCTAAAGTAGTGGGGCGGCCCGCTGGACCCACAGAGGGAACAGTGACTGTGTCGCAGCAGCTGAACGGCAGCTCTTCAGCTGGTCAAGCCCTTGACCTGCCACCACTGGCCCAGTCAATCCAGTGTGCCTTAGCCAGCAGAGACAACCAGTCAGGAGATGGGGTAGAGGTAGAGGCCATTTGTTGCCTTGATGACTGCCCATCAGATGGTGCACTACAGAAAGAGGAGTAA